Genomic DNA from Acidimicrobiales bacterium:
ATCGACCCCTCGTCGGGCGCCACCAGCCGCAGCACCAGGCGGCCGGTGGTCGACTTCCCGGAGCCGCTCTCGCCGACCAGCCCCAGCGTCTCGCCCCGCCCGATCGTCAGGTCGACGCCGTCGACGGCCCGCACCTCCGCGCTGCCGCGGCCGCGGCGGCGCCGGCCGGGGAACGACTTCCGCAGCCCCTCGACCTCCAGCAGGGCCGGGCCGGCTCCGGTCATGACCGGGCTCCGGCGCCGTCGCCGAGGTGCAGCTCGTGCTGGCGGAGGCAGCGCGCCAGGCCGCCGGACGCCACCGGCAGCAGCTCCGGATCGGTGGCGCTGCAGGCGTCCTGGGCGTGCTCGCAGCGGGGGTGGAAGCGGCAGCCGGCGGGCAGGGCGTCGGGCGTGGGCACCGTCCCGGCCACCACGTGCAGGCGGCCGCCCGGCGGGCACGACTGGGGCATGGCGTCCAGCAGCCCGGCGCTGTAGGGGTGCCAGGGCCGGTCGAAGAAGGCGTGGACTTCGGCCTGCTCGACCACCTGGCCGGCGTAGAGGACGCACACCCGGTCGCAGACGTCGGCCACCACCCCCAGGTCGTGGGTCACGAACAGGATGGCCATGCCGAGCTCCGCCTGCAGCCGGCGCAGCAGGTCGAGGATCTGGGCCTGGATGGTGACGTCGACCGCGGTGGTCGGCTCGTCGGCGACGAGCACCCGGGGCTCGCAGGCCAGGGCCATGGCGATCATCACCCGCTGGCGCATCCCGCCCGAGAAGGCGTGCGGGTACTCGCGGATGCGGCGGGCCGCCCGGGGGATGCCGACCAGCTCGAGCACCTCGACCGCCCGCTGCCAGGCCGCCGCCCGTGGCATCCCGG
This window encodes:
- a CDS encoding ABC transporter ATP-binding protein, whose protein sequence is MTAGDAVPADAVLEVSGLTVAAVGRGRGRDRDRQDPLPLVQDVSFRLAPGETLGLVGESGSGKTVTALGIMRLLARSLRITAGSVRLQGEDLVQASERRLRAVRGNDIAMVFQEPMTSLNPAFTVGNQIAEAVTAHTGMPRAAAWQRAVEVLELVGIPRAARRIREYPHAFSGGMRQRVMIAMALACEPRVLVADEPTTAVDVTIQAQILDLLRRLQAELGMAILFVTHDLGVVADVCDRVCVLYAGQVVEQAEVHAFFDRPWHPYSAGLLDAMPQSCPPGGRLHVVAGTVPTPDALPAGCRFHPRCEHAQDACSATDPELLPVASGGLARCLRQHELHLGDGAGARS